Genomic window (Xylanimonas protaetiae):
CGGCTGGGGTTCGACGGGTTCCAGGGGCACGTCTGGACGGCGAGCCCGCTGTCGTTCTTCTTCGTCGCCACCCTGATCATCGTCTGGATGTCGGTGCCGTTCGTGGCGCTCTCGCTCTTCGCCGGCCTGACGCAGGTCAACGACGAGCTGCTCGAGGCCGCCCGGATCGACGGGGCGAACAAGACCCAGATCCTGTGGCGCATCATCATGCCGCTCGTGCGGCCCGTGCTCGCGATCGTGCTGCTCCTGCAGATCATCTGGGACCTGCGCGTGTTCGCGCAGATCCGGCTGCTGCAGGACGCCGGCGCCCCCATCTCCGAGACCAACCTGCTGGGCAACTTCATCTTCGACCTGGGCATGAACCGCAACAACTTCGGCGGCGCGGCCGCCGTGTCGATCTTCGTGCTGCTCCTGACGATCGTGCTGTCCGCCCCGTACGTCCGCAGCCTGATGAAGGAGGACGAGGCATGACCGCCGTCGTGACGCCGCCGGCCACCCACGTGTCCGAGCAGGCACCGAGACGCCGCCGGATCACCCCGCGCCGCGTCGGCCGGTGGGGCCTGTCCCTGCTCGGGCTCGTCGTCGCCGTCGTCTGGGCGTTCCCCGTCTACTGGATGGTGCTGTCGGCGTTCACGCCCAACGCGCTGCTGCGCTCCCCGACGCCCCGGTTCCTGCCCACGAGCGCGACGCTCGGCAGCTTCCAGCGGCTCCTCGAGGGCGGCAGCTCGTTCTGGCCGGCGCTGCGCATGAGCCTCGCGGTCACGCTGCTGACCGTCGTGGTGGTGCTCTCCTTCGCGTTCCTCGCAGCGCTGGCCATCAGCCGCTGGCGGTTCCGGGGCCGCAAGTCGTTCATCCTCGCGGTGCTGTTCATCCAGATGCTGCCCGCCGAGGGCCTGTTCATCGCCCAGTACAAGATGCTGGCGGGCGCGGGGCTGCTCAACAGCGTCGTCGGCATCTCGATCATCTACACGGCAGCCGTCGTGCCGTTCACCATCTGGATGCTGCGCGGGTTCGTCGCCGGGATCCCGGCCGAGCTCGAGGAGGCCGCGATGGTCGACGGGCTCTCCCGCACGCAGGCGTTCCTGCGGATCACCCTGCCGC
Coding sequences:
- a CDS encoding carbohydrate ABC transporter permease translates to MATTPVLGAPVVRQRRKPVAPYLLLIPAVAVLLLGLGYPVYWQVVTSFQEFGLKQQFGQPPTFAGLDNYARIFADDTAFAVVVRSVIFCLVNAGLTVALGLAFALLMRAVHGWVKVVIQVALLLAWATPVIAAVTVFRWLFNEQFGVVNWLLVRLGFDGFQGHVWTASPLSFFFVATLIIVWMSVPFVALSLFAGLTQVNDELLEAARIDGANKTQILWRIIMPLVRPVLAIVLLLQIIWDLRVFAQIRLLQDAGAPISETNLLGNFIFDLGMNRNNFGGAAAVSIFVLLLTIVLSAPYVRSLMKEDEA
- a CDS encoding carbohydrate ABC transporter permease, with translation MTAVVTPPATHVSEQAPRRRRITPRRVGRWGLSLLGLVVAVVWAFPVYWMVLSAFTPNALLRSPTPRFLPTSATLGSFQRLLEGGSSFWPALRMSLAVTLLTVVVVLSFAFLAALAISRWRFRGRKSFILAVLFIQMLPAEGLFIAQYKMLAGAGLLNSVVGISIIYTAAVVPFTIWMLRGFVAGIPAELEEAAMVDGLSRTQAFLRITLPLLAPGLVASGVYAFLQAWNEFTVALVALPKQQSQTLPLWLRSFMSASASRGIDWSQVMAASTLIAVPVIVFFLFVQGRMTSGLVSGAVKG